One window of Halopelagius longus genomic DNA carries:
- the azf gene encoding NAD-dependent glucose-6-phosphate dehydrogenase Azf, with the protein MDDPVLLTGAGGRVGQAILRHIGTDYDWRLLDREPLSDDKIPERVGDEAVYAADITDREAVEEAVAGVRAVIHLAGDPRPEAPWNSVLQNNIDGTHTVLEAAAEAGVEKFAFASSNHAVGSYETEDRTPDMYRSHDKFRLDGTELPRPSNLYGVSKATGEILTRYYHDEYGISVVNVRIGNLTEGHPPIDYERGQAMWLSYRDCAHLFSRCIEADYDFEIVYGISNNDRKYYSIDRAKEVLGFDPIDNSAEFEDEDGDGE; encoded by the coding sequence ATGGACGACCCGGTTCTCTTGACAGGGGCGGGTGGGCGCGTCGGTCAGGCTATTCTCCGCCACATCGGGACCGACTACGACTGGCGATTGCTCGACCGCGAACCGCTGTCTGACGACAAGATTCCAGAGAGGGTCGGCGACGAGGCGGTGTACGCCGCGGACATCACCGACAGAGAGGCCGTCGAAGAAGCCGTCGCCGGCGTCCGCGCGGTCATCCACCTCGCGGGCGACCCGCGGCCGGAAGCGCCGTGGAACAGCGTCCTGCAGAACAACATCGACGGGACGCACACCGTTCTCGAGGCCGCCGCCGAGGCGGGCGTCGAGAAGTTCGCCTTCGCCTCGTCGAACCACGCCGTCGGCAGCTACGAGACGGAGGACCGCACGCCCGACATGTACCGCTCGCACGACAAGTTCCGACTCGACGGAACGGAACTCCCCCGTCCGAGCAACCTCTACGGCGTCAGCAAGGCGACGGGCGAGATTCTCACCCGCTACTACCACGACGAGTACGGTATCTCCGTCGTCAACGTGCGCATCGGCAACCTGACGGAGGGGCACCCGCCCATCGACTACGAACGCGGACAGGCGATGTGGCTCTCGTATCGGGACTGCGCGCACCTCTTCTCGCGGTGCATCGAGGCCGACTACGACTTCGAAATCGTCTACGGCATCAGCAACAACGACCGGAAGTACTACTCCATCGACCGCGCGAAGGAGGTTCTCGGCTTCGACCCGATAGACAACTCCGCGGAGTTCGAAGACGAGGACGGAGACGGCGAGTGA
- a CDS encoding creatininase family protein: MRLSEATWTDVSNLAAETNLALLPVGSTEQHGPHAPLGTDAFTAEAVAEAGAEAYDGDAAVAPTLPVGVAAEHRQFPGTLWFSPETFRSAVRETVGSLAEHGFDRVVIVNGHGGNVDALNEVAGTITREDDAYAVAFTWFDAVGDHAAKMGHGGPLETAFLRHLRPELVREERVEAAAEGGSDRWGEWVSGVNLSHDSAEFTENGVVGDPRQGDASLGEALLDLSAESLAELLDAVAERDVDRPRRRD, translated from the coding sequence ATGCGACTCTCGGAGGCGACGTGGACCGACGTGTCGAATCTCGCCGCGGAGACGAACCTCGCGCTGTTGCCCGTCGGCAGCACCGAACAGCACGGTCCCCACGCTCCCCTCGGAACCGACGCGTTCACCGCCGAGGCGGTGGCCGAGGCCGGCGCGGAGGCGTACGACGGCGACGCGGCAGTCGCTCCGACCCTCCCCGTCGGCGTCGCCGCCGAACACCGGCAGTTCCCCGGCACGCTGTGGTTCTCTCCGGAGACGTTCCGCTCGGCCGTCCGCGAGACGGTCGGTAGCCTCGCGGAACACGGGTTCGACCGCGTCGTAATCGTCAACGGCCACGGCGGCAACGTGGACGCGTTGAACGAGGTGGCGGGGACGATAACCCGCGAGGACGACGCCTACGCGGTGGCGTTCACGTGGTTCGACGCCGTCGGCGACCACGCCGCGAAGATGGGCCACGGCGGACCCTTAGAGACCGCGTTCCTCAGACACCTCCGGCCGGAACTCGTCCGCGAGGAGCGAGTAGAAGCGGCCGCGGAAGGCGGGAGCGACCGCTGGGGCGAGTGGGTATCGGGGGTGAACCTCTCGCACGACTCCGCTGAGTTCACCGAGAACGGCGTGGTGGGCGACCCGAGACAGGGCGACGCGTCGCTGGGGGAAGCACTACTCGACCTGTCGGCCGAGTCGTTGGCCGAACTCCTCGACGCCGTCGCCGAACGCGACGTCGACCGGCCGCGTCGGCGCGACTGA
- a CDS encoding dihydroneopterin aldolase family protein, with product MPSTAETACFEAGIKFGSLYHQFAGTPVSPSSADSLATAMEDAIENQPHCESVEVDVLVDDLASELAESTADYAELTGRFIEVEMLVEYEGTRVRTRMEMEDDYPMMRLVSVED from the coding sequence ATGCCGAGTACGGCAGAGACGGCTTGCTTCGAGGCGGGTATCAAGTTCGGGTCGCTGTACCACCAGTTCGCCGGGACGCCGGTCAGCCCCTCCAGCGCGGACTCTCTCGCCACCGCGATGGAGGACGCCATCGAGAACCAACCCCACTGCGAGTCGGTCGAAGTGGACGTCCTCGTGGACGACCTCGCCTCCGAACTCGCCGAATCGACGGCGGACTACGCGGAGTTGACGGGGCGGTTCATAGAAGTCGAGATGCTCGTGGAGTACGAGGGGACGCGCGTCCGGACGCGAATGGAGATGGAGGACGACTACCCCATGATGCGACTCGTCTCCGTCGAGGACTGA
- a CDS encoding DUF5790 family protein, with the protein MSSQSTLGDDDLFGEAAEEMRSEVEEHLDAVRGSLPDADAIWDTEAQNVLGVLNGLKSALDVEEAEENLRQAKKTFIVGQRADAFEDPDSLESEIASVQELLETVSDAEELVGELTSTMPQLRSQLQEAADAAEERDAASDADADADADDGEDTDEADADAEEEAEEDEE; encoded by the coding sequence ATGAGTAGTCAAAGCACGCTCGGGGACGACGACCTGTTCGGAGAGGCCGCCGAAGAGATGCGCTCTGAGGTCGAGGAGCACCTCGACGCCGTGCGGGGTTCCCTGCCCGACGCCGACGCCATCTGGGACACCGAGGCGCAGAACGTCCTCGGCGTACTCAACGGTCTCAAGTCGGCGCTGGACGTCGAGGAAGCCGAGGAGAACCTCCGGCAGGCGAAGAAGACGTTCATCGTCGGCCAACGCGCCGACGCGTTCGAGGACCCCGACTCCCTCGAATCGGAGATAGCGTCCGTCCAAGAACTGTTGGAGACGGTGAGCGACGCGGAGGAACTCGTCGGCGAACTGACGAGCACCATGCCGCAACTGCGGAGTCAACTGCAGGAGGCCGCAGACGCCGCCGAGGAACGGGACGCCGCATCCGACGCGGACGCCGATGCGGACGCCGACGACGGCGAAGATACGGACGAAGCGGACGCCGACGCCGAAGAGGAAGCCGAAGAAGACGAAGAGTGA